In the Vitis vinifera cultivar Pinot Noir 40024 chromosome 2, ASM3070453v1 genome, one interval contains:
- the LOC100262694 gene encoding expansin-like B1 produces MALPPHSLLLVFASFFLMQSLAYAATCSDCFTHSRAAYYPNSDELGTETGQCGYGSFGATINDGDVSAASDLYRDGVGCGACYQVRCTNSNYCSDKGVTVVITDHGSGDRTDFIMSKRAFGRMAQTTDAAASLLALGVVDIEYRRVSCSYPSKNITIKIDENSNFPYYMAFVIWYQQGMKDITAVQLCETQNFVCKLLDRSYGSVWTTNSPPSGTLSLRMLFSGDDGDETWVVPINNIPENWKAADIYDTGVQVN; encoded by the exons ATGGCTCTTCCTCCTCATTCTCTTCTGCTTGTTTTTGCATCTTTTTTTCTCATGCAATCGCTGGCCTATGCTGCTACATGCAGCGATTGTTTCACTCATTCTAGAGCAGCTTACTACCCAAATTCAGATGAACTAGGAACAGAAA CTGGGCAATGTGGATACGGTTCATTTGGAGCTACAATCAATGATGGAGATGTATCAGCTGCATCTGATCTCTATAGAGATGGTGTGGGCTGCGGTGCTTGTTACCAG GTGAGATGTACCAACAGTAACTATTGCTCAGACAAAGGAGTGACTGTAGTGATCACTGATCATGGCTCGGGTGATCGTACTGACTTTATTATGAGCAAGCGAGCCTTTGGTCGAATGGCTCAGACTACTGATGCAGCTGCATCTCTATTGGCTCTTGGTGTGGTCGATATCGAATACAGAAG GGTATCATGCAGCTACCCCAGcaaaaatataacaatcaagATTGATGAGAACAGCAATTTTCCTTATTACATGGCTTTTGTCATATGGTACCAACAAGGCATGAAGGACATAACTGCTGTCCAACTATGTGAG ACCCAGAATTTCGTGTGCAAGCTACTGGATAGGAGCTATGGTTCAGTATGGACGACTAATTCACCCCCAAGTGGGACCCTTTCTCTAAGGATGCTATTTAGTGGCGATGATGGAGATGAGACATGGGTTGTTCCTATTAACAACATACCTGAAAACTGGAAAGCTGCAGACATATATGACACAGGAGTTCAAGTGAACTAA
- the LOC100245538 gene encoding uncharacterized protein LOC100245538 — MAASTSLKEYLKRYESNNEEETKKKKKKKKKTKPDVSGVLVVDEDPTWQKPVKLEEEHDDSADEEKPQIDEDIEVKRMKRLEQLRSKRPYHALSEDGSGWVSISAAPTHSDSGDQNSDVSPPRRQRARYDTPSPEPEPRPSDSGREGSDLSPPRQRQRRYHTPSPEPGSKPSGSDFSPSRRPRRQTSADVERKNSDSPHFPHISSPRRVGRSSEHQDLSPPRKRRKGLGLSGSPDISPPRRSTQTDTPDLSPPRKSRKDVSSSKEPSKTGLISGKDIGELNAKTKKNDWLRFKEMDPLISGRGAEPVYRDKRKGDRISKEEFLKSQKGEEKPKEKKLEWGKGLAQKREAETKQQELELEKDKPFARTRDDPELDKILKDRVRWGDPMAHLVKRKNSELILPDLGDGEKMKESGFIIPQEIPSHSWIKRGLDAAPNRYGIRPGRHWDGVDRSTGFEKQMFKRTNEKQATEREAYLWSVADM; from the exons ATGGCAGCGTCGACTTCCTTAAAAGAATATCTGAAACGATATGAAAGCAACAATGAagaggaaacaaagaaaaagaagaaaaagaaaaagaaaaccaaaccaGATGTCTCAGGTGTCCTTGTTGTTGATGAAGATCCAACATGGCAAAAACCAGTTAAGCTTGAAGAAGAACATGATGATTCAGcag ATGAAGAGAAACCCCAAATTGATGAAGACATTGAAGTTAAGCGGATGAAGAGACTAGAGCAACTTAGGTCCAAACGTCCTTATCATGCCCTTTCTGAGGATGGGAGTGGTTGGGTTTCAATTTCTGCTGCTCCTACACATTCTGATTCTGGTGACCAAAATTCTGATGTGTCCCCGCCTCGTAGGCAGAGAGCTCGTTATGACACACCTTCACCAGAACCTGAACCCAGGCCTTCAGATTCGGGCAGAGAAGGTTCCGACTTGTCACCACCACGGCAGCGGCAAAGACGTTACCATACTCCGTCACCGGAACCGGGAAGTAAACCATCAGGTTCTGATTTCTCTCCTTCTCGTCGACCTCGTCGGCAGACCTCAGCAGATGTTGAAAGGAAGAACTCTGATTCACCCCATTTTCCTCACATTTCTTCCCCACGTCGTGTTGGCCGCAGTTCTGAACATCAAGATCTTTCACCCCCAAGGAAAAGGAGAAAGGGTCTTGGGTTGTCTGGATCACCTGATATTTCTCCTCCACGACGTTCTACTCAGACTGATACTCCAGATCTTTCCCCTCCAAGGAAAAGCCGTAAGGATGTTTCTTCCTCAAAAGAGCCGTCAAAAACTGGTTTGATTAGTGGTAAAGATATCGGGGAACTGAATGCTAAAACTAAGAAGAATGATTGGTTAAG gTTCAAAGAGATGGATCCTTTGATAAGTGGACGAGGTGCAGAACCTGTTTATCGTGACAAGAGAAAAG GAGATCGCATATCAAAGGAGGAATTCTTGAAGTCACAAAAGGGAGAAGAAAAGCCTAAG GAGAAAAAGTTGGAATGGGGCAAGGGCTTGGCTCAAAAGCGGGAAGCTGAAACTAAGCAGCAAGAATTAGAACTTGAGAAGGACAAACCATTTGCTCGGACCAG AGATGATCCAGAGCTCGATAAAATACTGAAGGATAGAGTAAGATGGGGTGATCCTATGGCACATTTAGTGAAG AGAAAGAATTCTGAGCTGATTCTGCCAGACCTGGGGGATGGTGAGAAGATGAAAGAATCAGGATTTataattcctcaagaaattccTAGTCACAGCTGGATAAAACGAGGATTAGATGCTGCACCGAATCGATATGGTATAAGACCAGGGAGGCACTGGGATGGCGTCGATCGGAGTACTG GTTTTGAGAAGCAGATGTTTAAAAGAACGAATGAGAAACAAGCTACAGAGAGAGAAGCTTATCTCTGGTCTGTGGCAGATATGTGA
- the LOC100267844 gene encoding putative pentatricopeptide repeat-containing protein At5g37570 produces MGVRFKPSHPTVRLSSLSLEKFLKSRKNLFKAPPRLWSDHGHGLPEEDDQPLPILKLSHPILRTLESCCGSTKEFNQIHTQLIVSGLLQQPLAAGRAVKTLCSFPDSVQHAVSLFEGLEEPDAFICNTIMRTYVNVNDPYTALGFYYEQMVRKCVAPNHYTFPLLVKVCWEIGSIGDGEKIHARILKFGFELDLFVRNSLIHMYSVCGRIGDARAMFEVCSISDLVTWNSMIDGYVKNGEIGAARELFEEMPERDLFSWNSMIAGYVGNGDMTAAEDLFNKMPFRDIVSWNCMIDGYAQVQNMEIACELFNWMPYRNVVSWNIMLALYVRIKDYDECLRMFDKMMGETMPNEATLVSVLTACAHLGRLDRGKWIHSYIKNNRVIEPDVLLSTALLTMYAKCGAMDLARDVFDKMSNRSVVSWNSMIMGYGMHGQADKALEMFLDMEKRGPMPNDATFICVLSACAHSGMILEGWWYFDLMRRAYKIEPKVEHYGCMVDLLGRAGLMKDLEELIRKMPMEGGTALWGALLSACRTHSNSELAEIVAKRLIELEPRDIGPYLLLSNIYAAEGKWDDVEIVRKMMKERGLTKTTGFSWVHIEEFGTQSFVEKASVHRKSMMYSILSDMATQMKLSCGDYDEVENLTVSCS; encoded by the coding sequence ATGGGCGTTAGGTTCAAACCCTCCCACCCAACTGTCCGCTTATCTTCACTCTCTCTTGAAAAATTCCTCAAATCCCGCAAAAACCTCTTTAAAGCCCCTCCAAGACTCTGGTCCGACCATGGCCATGGGCTTCCAGAAGAAGACGACCAACCACTCCCTATCCTAAAGCTAAGCCACCCCATTTTGCGCACCTTAGAATCATGCTGCGGTTCAACGAAAGAGTTCAACCAAATCCACACCCAACTCATTGTCTCCGGCCTCCTTCAACAACCTCTAGCAGCGGGCCGAGCTGTCAAGACGCTTTGTTCTTTTCCGGATTCTGTCCAACATGCGGTTTCGCTGTTTGAAGGTCTGGAAGAGCCGGATGCGTTTATATGTAACACCATTATGAGAACCTATGTGAATGTGAATGATCCATATACTGCTCTTGGGTTTTACTATGAGCAAATGGTTCGTAAATGTGTTGCTCCCAATCATTACACCTTCCCACTTTTGGTGAAGGTTTGCTGGGAGATTGGGTCGATTGGAGACGGGGAAAAGATCCATGCCCGCATATTGAAGTTTGGGTTTGAATTGGATTTGTTTGTTCGAAACTCCTTGATCCATATGTATTCAGTTTGTGGGAGAATTGGGGATGCAAGAGCAATGTTTGAGGTGTGTTCTATATCGGATTTGGTGACTTGGAATTCCATGATTGATGGGTATGTAAAGAATGGGGAGATCGGTGCTGCTCGTGAACTTTTTGAGGAAATGCCTGAGAGAGACCTATTTAGTTGGAATTCGATGATTGCAGGGTATGTTGGAAATGGAGACATGACGGCTGCGGAAGACTTGTTCAACAAGATGCCATTTAGAGATATTGTTTCCTGGAACTGTATGATTGACGGATATGCTCAGGTTCAGAATATGGAAATTGCTTGTGAGCTTTTTAATTGGATGCCATATCGAAATGTAGTTTCTTGGAATATCATGTTGGCTCTTTATGTGCGGATCAAAGACTATGATGAGTGTTTGCGCATGTTTGATAAGATGATGGGGGAGACTATGCCAAACGAGGCTACCCTTGTGAGTGTCTTGACTGCTTGTGCACACTTAGGGAGGCTTGATAGGGGCAAATGGATTCATtcttacattaaaaataatagggTGATTGAACCTGATGTGTTACTTTCAACTGCGCTCTTGACAATGTATGCAAAGTGTGGAGCCATGGATTTGGCTAGAGATGTGTTTGACAAGATGTCCAACAGAAGTGTTGTATCTTGGAATTCGATGATTATGGGATATGGCATGCATGGCCAGGCAGATAAAGCCCTAGAAATGTTCTTGGATATGGAAAAGAGAGGTCCAATGCCAAATGATGCTACTTTTATATGTGTTTTAAGTGCATGTGCACACTCTGGAATGATTTTGGAGGGTTGGTGGTACTTTGATCTAATGAGGCGGGCTTATAAGATCGAACCGAAGGTTGAGCACTATGGTTGCATGGTTGATCTTCTTGGGCGGGCAGGTTTGATGAAAGATTTGGAAGAGCTTATAAGGAAGATGCCGATGGAGGGGGGAACTGCCTTATGGGGAGCACTACTTTCTGCTTGTAGGACTCACTCAAATTCAGAGCTTGCAGAGATCGTGGCCAAAAGGCTAATTGAGTTGGAACCAAGGGATATTGGGCCCTACTTGCtgttatcaaatatatatgctGCAGAAGGAAAATGGGACGATGTAGAAATTGTCAGAAAGATGATGAAGGAAAGGGGTTTAACAAAAACAACAGGGTTTAGCTGGGTTCACATTGAAGAGTTTGGGACTCAATCCTTTGTTGAAAAGGCTTCAGTCCACAGAAAGAGCATGATGTATTCCATTTTGAGTGACATGGCTACTCAGATGAAATTGTCTTGTGGAGATTATGATGAAGTAGAGAACTTAACAGTAAGTTGTTCGTGA